From a region of the Triticum aestivum cultivar Chinese Spring chromosome 7D, IWGSC CS RefSeq v2.1, whole genome shotgun sequence genome:
- the LOC123164493 gene encoding serine/arginine-rich splicing factor SR45a, which produces MADSPRRRYTRPSRSPSPYKGRQKQMSRSRSPVAQSQSRSPSPDPRAQARSRSRSPAREREPEAVNHGNTLYITGLSSRVTDKELREYFNKEGKVVSCHVVLEPHTRVSRGFAFITMDTVEDAERCIKYLNQSELQGRNITVEKSRRGRPRTPTPGSYLGHRYERREMQRGGRFRRGGYGRDDYYGNSYRRSPPPMYRDYRDTRDYPPYRDTRDYSPPHRDARDYYDGRGGRGYSPHRSPPPYGGRARRERSRSLPYSPYRMPERGYGRRAGGGGYDR; this is translated from the exons ATG GCCGACTCCCCGCGCCGGAG GTACACAAGGCCCTCAAGGTCCCCTTCTCCTTATAAGGGACGCCAAAAGCAAATGTCAAGGTCAAGATCACCTGTAGCTCAATCCCAGTCTAGATCTCCATCGCCTGATCCTAGAGCTCAGGCGAGGTCACGATCTCGAAGCCCTGCGAG GGAGCGGGAGCCTGAAGCTGTAAATCATGGAAATACTCTGTACATTACTGGACTTTCTTCTAGGGTGACTGATAAAGAACTTAGAGAGTACTTCAATAAGGAAGGAAAG GTGGTTTCTTGCCATGTTGTTCTTGAACCCCACACCCGTGTTTCTCGTGGATTTGCTTTCATCACCATGGACACTGTTGAAGATGCTGAACGCTGCATCAAGTATCTTAACCAGTCAGAACTGCAAGGCCGGAACATCACAGTTGAAAAG TCACGCAGAGGCCGCCCAAGGACGCCTACTCCTGGGAGCTATCTGG GCCATCGCTATGAGCGTAGAGAGATGCAGCGTGGAGGTAGATTCCGCAGAGGAGGCTATGGTCGTGACGACTACTATGGCAACAGCTACCGCAGGTCTCCGCCTCCCATGTACCGAGACTACAGGGACACCCGGGACTACCCTCCCTACAGGGACACCCGCGACTACTCCCCACCCCACAGGGATGCCCGAGACTACTATGACGGGAGGGGTGGTCGGGGCTACTCCCCCCACAGATCTCCCCCTCCTTATGGTGGCAGGGCAAGAAGGGAGAGGTCTAGGTCGCTGCCCTATTCCCCGTACCGGATGCCCGAAAGGGGCTACGGCCGCCGTGCTGGCGGCGGAGGCTATGACAGGTAA
- the LOC123164492 gene encoding DDB1- and CUL4-associated factor 8, translating to MPAEGTRVAGLRAREDGRLPPRRFAAAVMASEDFVHSLGIQRRLRKHKRTVNTVSFNSSGSLLLSASNDETAMLWSTEEAAPALMFHTGHRSDVLHAQFMPLSHDRSIVTCGADAEVRHSHVQQGGSVLTDKLANLRCMVHQLAVEPGSPHKFFSCVVDGSVWHFDLREKHPRKLFRCGAVRRFDYLSGDTMYLCAIAVDPRNHSCFAVAGGDEYVRLYDARKIEMERSKFGLPVEQFCPQHLVSEKGDVITGLAYSQTGELLASYRNDSIYLFEREHGLYFNDFDEFHSEKLPVPRSFKGHLNMQVLKGVSFLGPNCEYVSSGSDCGHVFIWRKKDGELIRMLKGDTQSVNCVEQHPHEIVIASCGTNTDIKIWAPGDSENPSTAPLDEDSVDEGDYMLSARYDSSSDEDGDEDGDDDDDDEEDDDDNDDYDEDEDDDEIWTDIELQMGRNLPLPFVN from the exons atgCCGGCGGAGGGGACGCGGGTGGCGGGGCTGCGGGCGCGCGAGGACGGGCGCCTCCCGCCCAGGCGCTTCGCCGCCGCCGTCATGGCCTCCGAG GACTTTGTGCATTCGCTGGGCATCCAGAGGAGGCTGCGGAAGCACAAGCGTACCGTCAACACCGTAAGCTTCAACAGCAGCGGGAGCTTGCTCCTGTCTGCTTCAAACGACGAGACCGCCATGCTGTGGAGCACGGAAGAGGCGGCGCCGGCACTGATGTTCCACACCGGCCACCGTAGTGATGTGCTGCACGCGCAGTTCATGCCCTTATCGCACGACCGGAGCATCGTCACCTGCGGCGCTGATGCGGAG GTAAGGCATTCGCACGTGCAACAAGGGGGGTCGGTGTTGACGGATAAGCTTGCGAACCTGAGGTGCATGGTGCACCAGCTTGCTGTTGAACCTGGCAGTCCTCACAAGTTCTTTAGCTGCGTGGTTGATGGCTCCGTTTGGCAT TTTGACCTGAGGGAGAAACATCCCAGGAAGCTCTTTAGGTGTGGTGCGGTTAGAAGGTTTGATTACTTATCAGGTGATACCATGTACCTCTGTGCCATTGCCGTAGACCCAAGAAACCACTCTTGTTTTGCAGTTGCCGGAGGTGATGAGTACGTACGGTTGTATGATGCCCGTAAGATTGAAATGGAAAGGTCTAAATTTGGCCTCCCGGTTGAGCAATTCTGCCCTCAACATTTGGTTTCCGAGAAGGGAGATGTGATCACTGGTTTGGCTTACTCACAGACCGGCGAGCTTTTAGCATCCTATCGTAACGACAGCATCTACCTTTTCGAGAGAGAGCATGGGTTGTACTTCAACGATTTTGACGAATTTCACAGTGAGAAGTTACCTGTACCTCGGAGCTTCAAGGGACACCTGAACATGCAAGTTCTTAAAGGTGTTAGCTTCCTTGGTCCCAACTGTGAGTATGTTTCCTCTGGATCAGACTGTGGCCATGTATTTATTTGGAGAAAGAAGGATGGGGAGCTTATCCGAATGTTGAAAGGAGATACACAGAGTGTGAACTGCGTTGAACAACACCCTCATGAGATTGTTATTGCAAGTTGTGGCACCAATACAGACATCAAGATTTGGGCACCTGGTGATAGTGAGAACCCCTCCACTGCTCCCCTTGATGAG GACTCTGTTGACGAAGGTGACTATATGTTATCCGCGCGTTATGATTCATCGTCTGATGAGGATGGGGATGAGGatggggatgatgatgatgatgatgaagaggatgacgacgacaacgacgattaTGATGAAGATGAGGACGATGACGAAATTTGGACAGACATAGAGTTGCAGATGGGGAGAAACTTACCCTTGCCGTTTGTGAATTGA